A window of Tautonia plasticadhaerens contains these coding sequences:
- the lpxA gene encoding acyl-ACP--UDP-N-acetylglucosamine O-acyltransferase, producing MTLAVSGLIHPTAVIGPDAEIAPDVRVGPYVIIEGPVRIGTGCVIEGYACLSGPIEMGRENYVGYKAVLGKGPQSRSYRGEPTRLVIGDGNSFHESVTIHRGTVEGGGLTAIGDGNVLRKGAHLGHDVIMGDGCLLESDVLLAGHVEIGDGCDLASHVVIQQRVRIGRLVRFSGIGGSTKDVPPFVVQEGYNCITGLNRPGLQRVGTPPAVISALGEAFQVLFEEGRNQGEALDLVTSRLGHVPEVREVLEFIRGTRIGINHIRNEERRNWCA from the coding sequence ATGACTTTGGCAGTCTCCGGGCTGATCCACCCGACGGCCGTGATCGGCCCCGACGCCGAGATCGCCCCCGACGTCCGGGTCGGGCCCTATGTGATCATCGAGGGACCCGTCCGCATCGGCACCGGCTGCGTGATCGAGGGCTACGCCTGCCTGTCCGGCCCGATCGAGATGGGCCGCGAGAACTACGTCGGCTACAAGGCCGTCCTCGGCAAGGGGCCGCAGTCCCGGTCCTACCGGGGCGAGCCCACCCGGCTGGTCATCGGCGACGGCAACTCCTTCCACGAGTCCGTCACCATCCACCGGGGCACGGTGGAGGGGGGCGGCCTGACCGCCATCGGCGACGGCAACGTCCTCCGCAAGGGGGCCCACCTCGGCCACGACGTGATCATGGGGGACGGCTGCCTGCTGGAGTCCGACGTCCTGCTCGCCGGGCACGTCGAAATCGGTGACGGCTGCGACCTCGCCAGCCACGTCGTCATCCAGCAGCGCGTCCGGATCGGCCGCCTCGTCCGCTTCTCCGGGATCGGCGGCAGCACCAAGGACGTGCCCCCCTTCGTCGTCCAGGAGGGCTACAACTGCATCACCGGCCTGAACCGCCCGGGCTTGCAGCGCGTGGGCACCCCCCCCGCCGTAATCTCGGCCCTGGGGGAGGCCTTCCAGGTCCTCTTCGAGGAAGGCCGTAACCAGGGCGAGGCCCTCGACCTCGTCACCTCCCGGCTCGGCCACGTCCCCGAGGTCCGGGAGGTCCTCGAATTCATCCGGGGCACCCGGATCGGCATCAACCACATCCGCAACGAGGAACGGCGCAACTGGTGCGCCTGA